A window of the Lysinibacillus irui genome harbors these coding sequences:
- a CDS encoding ferritin, translated as MLSEKLHTALNEQMNFEFYSAHAYMAMAAYCTDQDYDGFANFFLVQAEEERFHAMKFYNFLSDMGYRATIHGFDSPDNHFESILDAFKTALSHEKEVTRRIYNLSDIALDEREHATMAFLKWFIDEQVEEESTFDTLIRKFERIENDSNAIFMLDAELATRTFTPDAEA; from the coding sequence ATGTTATCTGAAAAACTACACACAGCTCTTAACGAACAAATGAATTTTGAATTTTACTCTGCACATGCCTACATGGCAATGGCAGCCTATTGCACTGATCAAGATTATGATGGCTTCGCTAACTTCTTTTTAGTACAAGCAGAAGAAGAACGTTTCCATGCCATGAAATTTTATAATTTCTTAAGTGATATGGGTTACCGCGCAACGATTCATGGCTTTGATAGCCCAGACAATCATTTTGAATCGATTTTAGATGCCTTTAAAACGGCCCTTTCTCATGAAAAAGAAGTGACACGTCGTATTTATAATCTATCAGATATCGCTTTAGATGAACGCGAGCATGCAACAATGGCCTTTTTAAAATGGTTCATTGACGAGCAGGTGGAAGAAGAATCTACATTTGATACATTAATTCGTAAATTCGAACGTATCGAAAATGACTCAAACGCCATCTTTATGCTTGATGCTGAATTGGCTACCCGTACTTTTACACCAGATGCGGAAGCGTAA
- a CDS encoding SRPBCC family protein, whose translation MDNEKIIGQTKSVGFQIGVRRTFPFSQEQAWALIIAKEGLHSWVGDGATLHLEPGQKYHSKIGAGEIRIVKPLEQLRLTWQKEGWSRPSTVQIRILPKESNKTTISFHQEHLSDQTVREEMKQYWESVLDSIKARAHTI comes from the coding sequence ATGGATAACGAGAAAATCATTGGTCAAACGAAAAGTGTAGGCTTTCAAATAGGTGTTAGAAGGACTTTTCCTTTTTCACAGGAGCAAGCTTGGGCATTAATCATTGCTAAGGAAGGTTTACATTCATGGGTAGGGGATGGTGCTACTCTTCATTTGGAGCCTGGGCAGAAGTATCACTCTAAAATCGGGGCAGGGGAAATTAGAATTGTTAAACCGTTAGAGCAGCTTCGACTTACTTGGCAAAAGGAAGGTTGGTCAAGACCATCCACCGTTCAAATTCGTATTCTACCAAAAGAAAGTAATAAAACTACGATTAGTTTTCACCAAGAACATCTTTCTGATCAGACAGTGCGAGAAGAAATGAAGCAATATTGGGAAAGTGTACTGGACAGTATTAAAGCAAGGGCACATACTATTTGA
- a CDS encoding spore germination protein gives MPQQEQALDLRTIKKLFQKSADIQYQEFTFNQEKVHFITCDAMIDQQMLNEVIIQRIQYLYDHLDDVPFEENIERHLHIPSLQKIEDKEQLLTFVYSGFLLLYFHKDNLVYASNIAKKPNRKPEETRMEVLVKGPRDNFIEDIRVNIALIRKRLPTNSFCVEKMELGKRSKTTVAILYFDDIVDMDILHGIKKQLAAVDTDIVFSGDLLMERVNKNSKLFPKFDYTGRADYAVQALARGRFVIFVDGVAYAVITPVNLFLLLKSAEDNEYPIIFSSLERLLRIFGILIGLLLPAFWLSLTTYHQNQLPLQLLATVVQAKSGLPLPSSLEMLLMLLMFELFREAGLRLPSVIGGTISVVGGLIIGDAAIRAGVTSPEMIVVIAISTIASFTLVNQSLVTSVSILRVAFILASAFFGLFGFFVSLYFTLLYVCNIRIYGYSYMNLATDLNWATIKKSVFRLSPKGYTERNKALAPQDYTRSPKGHENKESKS, from the coding sequence ATGCCTCAGCAAGAGCAAGCGCTAGATCTGCGTACAATTAAGAAATTGTTTCAAAAATCAGCGGATATTCAATATCAGGAATTTACCTTTAATCAGGAGAAAGTACACTTTATAACTTGTGATGCCATGATTGATCAACAAATGCTTAATGAGGTGATCATTCAACGTATTCAGTATCTTTATGATCATTTGGATGATGTTCCATTCGAAGAGAATATTGAAAGACATCTTCATATTCCAAGTTTGCAAAAAATAGAAGACAAGGAACAGCTCCTTACATTTGTATATAGTGGGTTTTTATTGCTTTATTTTCACAAAGACAATCTTGTCTATGCTAGCAATATCGCAAAAAAGCCTAATCGTAAACCTGAAGAAACACGCATGGAGGTTCTTGTAAAAGGGCCAAGGGATAATTTTATCGAAGATATACGCGTCAATATCGCACTTATCCGAAAACGATTACCGACCAATTCCTTTTGCGTAGAAAAAATGGAGCTAGGAAAACGTTCAAAGACAACGGTAGCCATTCTATATTTTGATGACATTGTAGATATGGACATTTTACATGGCATTAAAAAGCAGCTTGCAGCCGTTGATACGGATATTGTTTTTAGTGGCGATTTATTGATGGAACGGGTAAATAAAAATTCTAAGCTTTTTCCGAAGTTTGATTATACAGGAAGAGCCGATTATGCAGTTCAAGCATTAGCAAGAGGACGATTTGTTATTTTTGTAGATGGCGTCGCCTACGCTGTTATCACGCCTGTTAATTTGTTTTTACTACTTAAATCAGCCGAGGATAATGAATACCCTATAATCTTTAGTTCACTTGAACGCTTATTAAGAATATTTGGGATTTTAATCGGTTTACTACTGCCTGCATTTTGGCTTTCCTTAACGACCTATCATCAAAATCAATTACCATTACAACTACTCGCGACAGTTGTACAAGCAAAATCGGGGTTACCTCTCCCCTCTTCCCTTGAAATGCTGCTTATGCTTTTAATGTTTGAATTGTTTCGAGAAGCGGGCTTGCGTCTACCTTCCGTAATCGGAGGTACAATTAGTGTTGTAGGTGGATTAATCATTGGGGATGCAGCCATTCGTGCAGGTGTAACGAGCCCTGAAATGATTGTTGTCATCGCGATTTCGACGATCGCTTCTTTTACATTGGTTAATCAATCGCTTGTTACCTCTGTCAGCATCTTACGTGTTGCCTTTATCCTTGCAAGTGCCTTTTTCGGATTGTTCGGCTTCTTCGTTTCTTTATATTTTACACTCCTCTATGTATGTAATATTCGAATTTATGGCTATTCCTACATGAATCTTGCGACAGATTTAAATTGGGCTACCATTAAAAAATCCGTCTTCCGCTTATCACCCAAAGGCTATACTGAGCGCAATAAAGCACTGGCTCCTCAGGATTATACACGCTCACCTAAAGGCCATGAAAACAAAGAATCAAAAAGTTAA
- a CDS encoding IS3 family transposase (programmed frameshift) → MAKVKAEQRIQAVQRYLNGDESMIEIAEDIGVTKRVVSEWVRRYQKNGVETFLKSYTNYSADYKMNVLNYMNETGTSSVDTAALFNISSSGLIRGWKLKFEVGGYDALVSKKKGRPSMKKDTKRTTKSIPAEGSVEALTARIKQLEMENAYFKKVEYFSSNERKITNQIKAQVIYELKEIYEVVELIKVADIPRSTYYYWEKRLNRTDKYADVKVAIQSIYHEHKGRYGYRRIAKELKKYGIVHDPKTINGLMNAIGIKCEVRMRKYRSYKGKVGKIAPNILQRDFTAKKMNEKWVTDVTEFHLFGEKRYLSPVLDLCNGEIIAYTVMNRPVYNLVHDMLEQALERIQSGDQVVLHSDQGWHYQMKKYQRTLKQHGITQSMSRKGNCLDNAVIENFFGLLKSELLYLQEFESMAHFEQELHDYIHYYNHKRMKAKLKDLSPVEYRTQVLEVA, encoded by the exons ATGGCAAAAGTAAAGGCTGAACAACGTATTCAAGCAGTCCAGCGATACTTAAATGGAGATGAATCTATGATTGAAATCGCAGAAGACATCGGAGTGACAAAAAGGGTTGTAAGTGAATGGGTTCGCCGATATCAAAAAAATGGTGTAGAGACTTTCTTAAAGTCCTATACAAACTATTCAGCTGACTATAAAATGAATGTACTAAATTATATGAACGAGACAGGTACATCTTCAGTTGATACAGCTGCTCTCTTTAATATTTCATCTTCTGGCTTAATTCGGGGTTGGAAATTAAAGTTTGAAGTTGGTGGTTATGATGCTCTTGTTTCCAAGAAAAAGGGGCGTCCATCCATGAAAAAAGACACAAAAAGAACAACGAAATCAATACCAGCTGAAGGGTCTGTTGAGGCGTTAACAGCACGTATTAAACAATTAGAAATGGAGAATGCCTACT TTAAAAAAGTTGAATACTTTAGTTCAAATGAAAGAAAAATTACCAACCAAATCAAAGCGCAAGTAATTTACGAACTAAAGGAAATCTATGAAGTGGTGGAATTAATCAAAGTCGCTGATATTCCACGTAGTACGTATTATTACTGGGAAAAGCGTTTGAATCGTACTGATAAATACGCTGATGTGAAAGTCGCAATTCAGTCCATTTATCATGAACATAAGGGACGTTATGGCTATCGTCGGATTGCTAAAGAACTTAAAAAATACGGCATTGTTCATGATCCCAAAACGATTAACGGTTTGATGAATGCCATTGGCATAAAATGTGAAGTCCGCATGAGGAAATATCGTTCGTATAAAGGAAAAGTCGGAAAAATTGCCCCAAACATATTACAACGTGATTTTACAGCGAAAAAAATGAACGAGAAATGGGTAACAGACGTGACAGAGTTCCATCTATTTGGTGAGAAACGCTATTTATCACCAGTCCTTGATTTATGTAATGGCGAAATTATTGCATACACGGTAATGAATCGTCCAGTGTATAACCTCGTCCATGATATGCTAGAACAAGCATTGGAGCGCATTCAATCAGGTGATCAAGTCGTTCTTCATTCGGATCAAGGTTGGCACTATCAAATGAAAAAGTATCAACGAACCTTAAAACAACATGGGATTACGCAAAGTATGTCCCGTAAGGGCAATTGTTTAGATAACGCAGTCATAGAAAATTTCTTTGGCTTATTAAAATCTGAACTCCTGTATCTACAAGAATTTGAATCCATGGCACATTTCGAACAGGAACTTCATGACTATATTCACTATTACAATCACAAACGAATGAAGGCAAAATTAAAAGACCTAAGCCCGGTGGAGTACCGAACTCAGGTCTTAGAAGTAGCTTAA
- a CDS encoding ABC transporter ATP-binding protein: protein MYRKFFSYYKPHKRLFVIDFSSAIIVAILELAFPLAVQWFIDELLPTGDWNMIVKVSILLLLVYAISTLLNFIVNYLGHKLGINIETDMRQELFTHVQRQSFRFFDNTKTGHIMSRITNDLFDIGEFAHHGPEDLFIAIMTFVGAFAIMFNVNPTLALIAAIMVPFLTWLVTFSNIKMNNAWKTMYGKIADVNGRVEDSVSGVRVVKSFTNEDFEISRFKEQNGFFRSAKLYAYKIMAGTHSSIYMMTRLLTLVVLVVGAWLSFNGKLSYGELVSFVLYTNVLIKPIDKISALLELYPKGMAGFKRFRELIEQDPEIQDREDAKVIKHLDGDIAFNKVHFNYDSSKQVLKDISFDVKAGQTIAFVGPSGAGKTTICSLIPRFYEVSKGAITIDGIDIRNMTQASLRAQIGIVQQDVFLFTGTIRENIAYGKLDASEAEIREAAKKAHLEAFIAELPEGYNTQIGERGLKLSGGQKQRLAIARMFLKNPPILILDEATSALDTETEMIIQQSLTELAENRTTLVIAHRLATIRNADRVLVVTPNGIEEDGTYDELVAQDGIFAKLHHIQFRKGQTEQSMHKDFVELT from the coding sequence ATGTATAGAAAATTTTTTTCCTACTATAAACCACATAAACGTTTGTTTGTCATCGATTTTTCGAGTGCTATCATTGTAGCCATTTTAGAGCTAGCTTTTCCACTTGCCGTTCAGTGGTTTATCGATGAACTGTTACCAACAGGCGATTGGAACATGATTGTGAAAGTAAGTATTTTATTGCTGCTTGTTTATGCAATTAGTACTTTACTTAACTTTATTGTCAACTATTTAGGACATAAACTCGGCATTAATATTGAGACTGATATGCGACAGGAATTATTTACACATGTCCAAAGACAATCATTCCGTTTCTTCGATAATACCAAAACAGGGCATATAATGAGCCGCATTACGAATGATTTATTTGATATTGGTGAGTTTGCCCATCATGGACCAGAGGATTTATTTATTGCCATTATGACCTTTGTTGGGGCCTTTGCTATTATGTTCAATGTGAATCCGACACTCGCTTTAATTGCAGCGATTATGGTGCCATTTTTAACATGGCTTGTGACTTTTAGTAATATTAAAATGAATAATGCTTGGAAGACGATGTACGGTAAAATTGCTGATGTCAACGGGCGTGTAGAGGATAGTGTATCTGGAGTGCGCGTTGTGAAATCCTTTACAAACGAAGATTTTGAAATTAGCCGATTTAAAGAGCAAAATGGATTCTTCCGCTCGGCAAAATTGTATGCTTATAAAATTATGGCCGGAACACACTCCAGCATATATATGATGACTCGCCTTTTAACATTAGTGGTGCTAGTTGTCGGTGCTTGGCTAAGCTTTAATGGCAAGCTATCTTATGGGGAGCTCGTGAGCTTTGTCTTATATACAAATGTACTTATCAAACCAATTGATAAAATTAGTGCATTATTAGAGCTTTATCCAAAAGGGATGGCTGGCTTTAAGCGATTCCGTGAATTAATTGAGCAGGATCCTGAGATTCAAGATCGTGAGGATGCGAAGGTCATCAAACATTTAGATGGTGATATTGCGTTCAACAAAGTGCACTTTAATTACGACTCATCCAAACAAGTTTTAAAGGATATATCATTTGATGTAAAAGCTGGACAAACCATTGCCTTTGTAGGACCATCAGGAGCCGGTAAAACGACGATTTGTTCGTTAATTCCTAGATTTTATGAGGTCTCTAAAGGTGCGATTACGATTGACGGTATCGATATACGCAATATGACACAGGCTTCATTACGTGCACAAATTGGTATCGTACAGCAGGATGTCTTTTTATTTACAGGGACCATTCGTGAAAACATTGCCTATGGAAAACTAGATGCTAGTGAAGCAGAAATTCGAGAGGCAGCGAAAAAGGCTCATTTAGAGGCATTTATCGCAGAACTGCCAGAGGGCTATAATACCCAAATTGGGGAACGAGGCTTAAAATTATCAGGTGGCCAAAAACAACGTCTAGCTATTGCTCGTATGTTCTTGAAGAACCCACCAATCTTAATTTTAGACGAAGCAACCTCTGCATTAGATACGGAAACAGAGATGATTATCCAGCAGTCTTTAACCGAGCTTGCTGAAAATCGAACAACGTTAGTTATTGCCCACCGATTGGCAACCATTCGCAATGCAGATCGAGTATTAGTTGTCACACCGAACGGCATTGAAGAAGACGGTACTTATGATGAGCTAGTTGCACAAGATGGAATCTTTGCTAAGCTCCATCATATTCAATTCCGGAAAGGACAAACAGAACAAAGCATGCACAAGGATTTTGTTGAACTAACGTAA
- a CDS encoding TerC family protein — translation MEAIFLEYAWVLIVLIVLEGLLAADNAVVMAVMVKHLPKGQQQKALLYGLVGAFIFRFAALFLITTLVNFWQIQAIGAAYLLFMSIKHIYDSRKASQNPEEVQEPKKKSGFWMTVVKVELADIAFAVDSILAAVAIAVTLPHIGDFDIGGINAGQFAVMFLGGIIGVIMMRFAARWFVKILDKFPSLETAAFLIVGWVGVKLAVLTLAHEKLGVIPHEFPHSTVWKATFWIVLVAIALGGYLVGVKNQKQQEQ, via the coding sequence TTGGAGGCAATATTTTTAGAATACGCATGGGTACTCATCGTATTAATCGTACTAGAAGGTTTATTAGCAGCTGACAATGCAGTGGTGATGGCTGTTATGGTTAAGCATTTACCAAAAGGACAGCAACAAAAAGCTTTATTATACGGTTTGGTTGGGGCATTTATCTTCCGTTTTGCCGCACTATTCCTTATCACGACACTCGTAAATTTTTGGCAAATTCAAGCGATCGGTGCTGCCTATCTATTGTTTATGTCGATTAAGCATATTTATGATTCACGGAAGGCTTCGCAAAACCCCGAAGAAGTGCAGGAGCCTAAAAAGAAATCTGGCTTCTGGATGACGGTTGTCAAGGTCGAGCTTGCTGATATCGCGTTCGCAGTCGATTCAATTTTAGCAGCCGTGGCCATCGCCGTAACATTACCACATATCGGTGATTTTGATATCGGTGGCATTAATGCTGGTCAGTTTGCTGTCATGTTCTTAGGTGGTATTATTGGTGTCATTATGATGCGTTTTGCCGCTCGATGGTTTGTTAAAATTCTTGATAAATTCCCTTCACTTGAAACTGCAGCATTCCTAATTGTAGGCTGGGTTGGTGTAAAATTAGCTGTTTTAACATTAGCACATGAAAAACTGGGCGTTATTCCACACGAATTCCCACATTCGACTGTATGGAAAGCTACTTTCTGGATTGTCTTAGTCGCTATCGCACTTGGTGGTTACTTAGTCGGTGTCAAAAATCAAAAACAACAAGAACAATAA
- a CDS encoding RsiV family protein, with protein MDKKLRDLEKQYIEVPIPKELDFVVEKALKQGRKKKKNRTPQWLLGSAAAAMLFTASLNVSPAMAKTLSEIPVVGSVVKVLTWTEYEVTEDNYDANIKVPSIENLDNQDLANTLNEKYRAEGKALYDQFIAEVGDLKANGGGHLGVDSGFEIKTDNEQILSIGRYVVNTVASSSTVMEYDTIDKENEILITLPMLFKDQQYIKTISENIKEQMRAQIAESNQEKVYWVKGAGLADEDLMEEFTTIKPDQSFYISDQGKLVISFDKYEVAPGYMGVVEFEIPTDVLQEDLVSMKYIH; from the coding sequence ATGGATAAAAAATTACGAGATTTAGAAAAACAATATATAGAGGTTCCTATTCCAAAGGAGCTAGACTTTGTCGTTGAAAAGGCACTGAAGCAAGGCAGAAAAAAGAAAAAAAACCGTACACCACAATGGTTACTTGGTTCAGCTGCTGCAGCTATGCTATTTACTGCTAGCTTAAATGTTAGTCCGGCAATGGCCAAAACACTCTCTGAAATTCCCGTTGTCGGTAGTGTTGTCAAAGTATTAACATGGACAGAATATGAAGTGACAGAAGATAATTATGATGCCAATATTAAGGTTCCATCCATTGAAAATTTAGATAATCAAGACCTTGCGAATACATTAAATGAAAAATATCGTGCAGAGGGAAAGGCCCTCTACGATCAGTTCATCGCAGAAGTTGGTGATTTAAAGGCCAATGGTGGAGGTCATTTAGGCGTTGATAGTGGCTTTGAAATAAAAACAGATAATGAGCAAATATTATCGATTGGTCGTTATGTTGTGAATACAGTGGCCTCGTCTTCTACGGTGATGGAATACGATACAATTGATAAAGAAAATGAAATTTTAATTACACTACCGATGCTCTTTAAAGATCAACAATATATTAAGACGATTAGTGAAAATATCAAAGAGCAAATGCGTGCACAAATTGCAGAATCTAATCAAGAAAAAGTGTATTGGGTGAAAGGCGCTGGTCTTGCCGACGAAGATTTAATGGAGGAATTTACAACAATCAAACCAGATCAGTCATTTTATATTTCAGATCAAGGGAAGCTGGTGATTTCCTTCGATAAATATGAAGTAGCTCCAGGTTACATGGGTGTTGTAGAATTTGAAATTCCAACAGATGTCCTACAAGAAGATCTTGTTAGCATGAAATATATTCATTAA
- a CDS encoding endospore germination permease yields the protein MKGVGSISILHVIFLSMTVIGLKNHVTILPPLLDMAKRDGWLSVLFAGGIMFFWLFLVVYIHKKTKQESIRDWLNEKIGKIGSTIIIYAIIIFLMIMTAFTMVETLQWVNTTFLPQTPVIILLVIYIFLCILLVTTSLQTIVILNVFVLFGVVVLGFFVAFTNIQVKDYELLRPFFEHGLQPVFRGMIFPASGFIELLILLFLQHQYKEQIRWYHFAIMLAILVGLTLGPLIGAITEFGPSEAAKQRYPAYEEWGLVTIGRYIEHLDFFSIYQWLTGTFIRVSFLLYIVADLLKMTGDKKRIWQMLAPPFFILCLPLIMLNESLFLKVKGNYILTFTFIFFFALSIFFVIVAFLSDKSSKKGKTDKQDMKSGEA from the coding sequence ATGAAAGGTGTAGGATCAATCAGTATTTTACATGTCATCTTCCTATCAATGACAGTTATTGGCTTGAAAAACCATGTAACCATTCTTCCTCCTCTTTTAGATATGGCCAAAAGAGATGGCTGGCTATCCGTATTGTTTGCTGGAGGTATCATGTTCTTTTGGCTATTTCTTGTTGTGTATATTCACAAGAAAACTAAACAAGAATCCATCCGAGACTGGTTAAACGAAAAAATCGGAAAAATCGGCTCTACCATTATTATTTATGCGATTATTATTTTTTTAATGATTATGACGGCTTTTACAATGGTTGAAACCTTACAATGGGTCAATACGACATTTTTACCTCAAACGCCTGTTATCATATTATTAGTTATCTATATTTTTCTTTGTATACTACTGGTGACCACTAGTCTACAGACGATCGTCATCTTAAATGTCTTTGTATTATTTGGGGTTGTCGTTCTTGGCTTTTTTGTTGCCTTTACCAATATACAAGTAAAAGATTATGAATTATTACGACCCTTCTTTGAACATGGATTACAGCCCGTGTTTCGAGGTATGATATTCCCAGCATCAGGGTTTATTGAGCTGTTAATATTGTTATTTTTACAGCATCAGTATAAAGAGCAAATTCGCTGGTATCACTTTGCTATTATGCTAGCGATCCTAGTTGGTTTAACTTTAGGTCCATTAATTGGTGCCATAACGGAGTTTGGTCCAAGTGAAGCCGCTAAACAACGCTATCCTGCCTATGAAGAATGGGGTTTAGTGACGATTGGGCGCTATATTGAACATCTTGACTTCTTCTCTATTTACCAATGGTTAACCGGAACTTTTATACGTGTAAGTTTCCTTTTGTACATCGTAGCTGATTTATTGAAAATGACAGGAGATAAAAAGCGTATATGGCAAATGCTGGCACCTCCCTTCTTCATCCTTTGTTTACCATTAATTATGTTAAATGAAAGCTTATTTTTAAAGGTGAAAGGAAATTATATTTTAACCTTTACATTTATTTTTTTCTTTGCGCTGTCCATATTTTTCGTTATCGTAGCTTTCTTGTCGGATAAATCTTCTAAAAAGGGGAAAACTGATAAACAAGACATGAAAAGTGGTGAAGCATAA